The DNA window ATGAATAAAATGGAGCACTACGacccaaatatttttcatgaaaaggcTATCAATATAAAGATTAACAAATCAAAATAGCACAAAAACATGAAatgtcagtttttattactcCTAGAtagtaacaataataataaagtattatatttaataaaagagAATAATTAGTTTGTTGTTCGATTATATTCTAGCTTTTAGaagttcttttaattttgttttattttttcatttgttgggatctaaaatattgaattcgggattgaaaaaaaaaaacattttatatcAAAGACAGCTCCATAACTTATACAAacttcataattattttttttaaaatctattatttaataataaaacatattaataaatatcatatGCATAAATTTTCAAGGATTCTTGGAGCTATTTTTCAAGCTTGCGTTGTTAAAGTTTGATTTATGTGATAACAAATcttaaatttaatcaattacctttaattaaTTGCAAAACATATGATGAGTATCATATGCATGATTTCGGAGCTATCCTGGGAACAGGTTATCCCAGGATTAATTATCCTGAGATAACTTATTTCATCACTATGGTATAAACGGTGGGACAAGTTATGCCAAATATGACAACTAAACAAGAAACCAAAATATTATCCCTAGACTATTTTTTTATCTCATGACTATTTATTCTTAtctctcacaccaaacgacccctataATTCCAAAATTTGTTGTACTGGTCGGCAATTACActtaaataaatgatatatataagtatataaCCTAATTTTCCGAATCTGCACGTGGAAAATGtcgaaaattttaaaaaataaaataaaaatagttatagtatatatatctatatatatatatagatattagTTGGAATATTACTTTATACTGTTTAAATTATTGCAAATCAGTGTACTCCTTTAGAGTCAAGAGTCACGTGAAGTTGCACacttaaaaaaggaaaaaaaatcgtTTGATTCCGATGGCGAGGAGAtacgaaatttaaaaaataaagagatatttataaaaaattatggttTAAAACAAGTAgggtataaattattttattaaaaataaaataagtataaataaaattattactaaagataaaaaagtatttttgttttttagatcgattaaaaaacataacaataacatattcattgTAAAATTTCATAAGTGGAATTTTGAGAAAGATAGAATGtacatttattatatttttatctcataataaaaaaaatataactatttcCAGAAGATTCTCagcttaaataaaatattttagaatagTTTGAAAAAAGACGGAGGAAACTCAAACTACTATTGTGTTATTGAATATGCCGTTAAACTAcacaaaattgaataaaaatgtcATTTGTTATAGTATAGTTTTAAAATGTCTCTATCATCAATAGTTTGATCCAGAAATACTCGTATAATAGCCTAATAAGTTTAAAATGtccattttctaaataaatttatatacaaAAGCTACCAATGTTCAAACTAGAAATagtgaaaattgaaatattttatatatagtcTAGTAACTATCAATTGAAGAATATGACCAGACAAGCTAAGATAATCTTAGTACTATTTATAGGCTGCTTATAGGTACCTTATATTTTGTTGTATAGTTGTTATAAATTTCTTGAATAATCAACTAGCTAGACAGAAGAAACACACAATATGGCAAAGGTTGGAGGATCTAGATGGTCACTTAATGGTTTGGTGGCTCTTGTAACTGGAGGCACTTATGGAATTGGGTGAAcctttttatcacttttttttcgagtttaacttctatatttttatattatcacaTCATTTTGGTTACTCTTATTTTGCTGTAATTAAATGTTTAGATACCatgttaatgtgtatatttatcaTGTCATGAAAGATCACATTAGGTCTTCAAGATAGCAACCTTCAGTTCTTTCACTGGACGTTAAATAGTCAATTCAGGACTCAtgtacatgttttttttttgtaggcaTGCAATTGTGGAGGAGCTTTGTGAACTTGGTGCAAAAGTGTACACATGTTCAAGGAATGAATCAGTCCTCAATGAATGTTTGAATAAGTGGACTGACAAAGGCCTTCAAGTAAAAGGTTGTGTATGTGATGTATCATCTAAAGAGCAAAGAGTACAACTCATGGAAAAAGTTTCCTTGGAATTTGATGGAAAACTCAACATTCTTGTAAGaactatatatttaataattccATATGACCAAtttaaatattgtgattttaaacATGCATGATATATATGTACTTAGATTATTAGAATTTAAGAATAACCAAGTACATAATactactaaaaagaaaagtaagacacTTATATTGATACGGAGGGATATATATGTTGGATATTAATTGCCCTGCATTTCTTatcataaataggttttccttttcctaaaatgaaaacaaaaagtCTCCATATTTGGCTAATTTTTTCTTGTAAGGAAAAATTTAGGACTTTATAAATAGAGGCTctttccttctaacttaataagcattcacaatgtagtcctaggggcTTTGAGAATTTTGGTAAGAGGGGAGAATTTACGGGACCTCTTTGTATTCCGTGTGAATTGAGtgaggttatttctctctatattttgtactctaacATGTTTATATAGTGAATTGCTCATCTCTTTTGTGGATGTAGTTCGGTTGACCGAACCACATTAAATCTTTGTATCTTATATTTCTCGTTTAtcttcttactcgtggtctATTGAGGTTTGTTTTGTTAGCTTCCTCATGACACCTAATCATTTTGGTCCTAACAATATATTGCCTTATTATGTtataatattgttgttgttgttgttgtagataAACAATGTTGGAACAAACATTTGGAAGCCTACTACTGAATATACTAGTGAAGAATATGCACATATGATGGCTACAAATTTAGAATCTTCATTCCATTTGTGTCAACTTGCTCATCCTCTTCTTAAATCATCTGGATCTGGGTCTATTGTTTTCTTGTCTTCTGTTGCTGGTCTTGTCCATCTATCTGGTACTTCTATTTATGGAGCAACAAAAGGTACTCTTATACTCatgtatctttaattaaataGTGAGTAATATAGCTACTAAGGTACGTATTGAGGGGCGGAGCTAGCATACTGTTAGGGATTCATCCAAACTCCCTTCGACCATGttgatgtcgaacccccttcaaTTAGTTCGTATGTTAacttcttcagattttgaatcCCCTTATTAAAAATCCTAATTCTGCTACAATACGTAATTGACTAAGCTTATATATAAGTTGATTGATCCAACTGACTAGTCAACATATTTTAGCTTAATACTTGTTTGATAAACAATAAAGTGTTTATAAGACAAAGTTGTAAGTTGATCATCTTCTATGATTTTTCAGTTTATAAACACTTTTGATTAGACTAAATAGTTTACCCTTAATATTGTTTAaaatttacaatatatatatatatatatatatatatatatatttgttgttcCTCCTTTTCTATGCTCGTAAtgtttacaaaatacttttaagtatatttaagtcattctaaaaaaacaactaataaacattttttaacTAGACACATCAACTACTTATTAACACTTTCGATACTTGTGTCCAAACAAGtaactatttatttatacaaacaatttcaatatttaaaaaataattttcaatatttaaaacttatcaGCTATTTACGATCAATGATCCAAGCTCgactttatatttatttatttattttcttattaacttaattataatgACAGGGGCAATGAATCAGCTTACACGAAATTTGGCTTGTGAATGGGCAAAAGATGGAATTCGTGTTAATGGGGTTGCACCCTGGTACATTAACACTCCCCTCGTCGAACATGTAATATTTCTCTCAACTTAATTATATCGTTCAAATATGTACAGTTTTTTTAATACAtagtataaattatttaatttatttttaattatttacataaataaggaaaaaaattagtataGGGACAAACACAAAGGTGGATATAAACCTCAATAGCTAGATTTGTCAAAAAGGGCAGGCCCAAGCCTTGCGGGCCAAGGAATTTGAAGGGCTAGAGCGGGCCGATCCTTCATTTGGAAGGGCTTGAAAATGCTCAACCAAACCCAACCCTAGAAAGCCAGAGggctgggggggggggggggNggggggggggggggggttagacctttttttttctttctttttttcattttttttcttttcaaacttaaaattctataacgtcaagaaaatgagaagatttcaaatcaaatatgacaaacaatGATGTTGTTTTAATAACACTAGCAGAAATCTAGTGTAATTAGAatgtatctaggatactagATATACGAGATACATGAATCTGGTGTGATGCATCCCAGATACGCGAGTGACAAGCGAGATGGGAGGGAGGTGAGGACGCGAGATTTGTTtgtgtatcctagatacatgtaaATCCACTtggatagagtgtatctagaacaaatgaACCTAATTTTGAGTTCATGTATCCGAGATACAACATAGCGTGCCTTTAAGTAATTAGCTCAAATACTAGCGAGATTATTGTAAGTTactcttaaataaatagttttggcCCATAGCCGACCCCGACCCGTCCCCAATCAAGCCTCAAGGGCCAAGGACTTATATGGATTGTCTTAAATGAGCTTGAAAAATCCTATCCCAATAACGGGTTGGGTTGGGCCGGCCCCATGGGCTAAGCCCATTTTGACGACTCTATCAATGGCTTTAAGAAATTtactaaacaaatataaataatagttTTCGAatccaataaattaaaatatttttgtatcaatggCTTTATACGTTCACTTTGGATAGACCTAATATAATTAGGAGAAAGGGTATATTTGAGCGACTTATTAGGTaacattataatatatatttttgtatgagTAGTATAATGAAGGGTAAACTTGATCCTTATTCTATAGCGAAAAGACAAATTTGACCCTTTTGATGGCTTTGTATTCACAGTTGCTGGGGGATAAAGAATTTATGGAAGGGGTAGTATCGAGAACTCCTCTTAAGCGTCCTGGAGaagttgaagaagtttcatCAATGGTAGCTTATCTTTGTCTTCCTGCTGCTTCTTATGTTACTGGCCAAGTTATTGCAGTTGATGGAGGACTCACTGTCTATGGCTTCCAACAGCCTGGCTATTAATTATGAATAGTCGGACAGAAAAAAACTGCAGTTAGTTTGATAATAATGATCGAGTGATATTACTTGTTCAGCTCAAACTTAAGGACTTGTTTGAAAATGGTAGTGTAGAATTTCTAGCCACCTAGTACTTTTGTAATAATGTTGTATTTAATTTGGTCATGTTTTGTGTTTTCGTTGAACGGAAACAATCTCTCTCTGCCTTGATAGAGGTAAGATTGTGACTGAgtgtgttgttattattattgttaaaaaTAATGTTGGTACCAACATACCAAGAGTaactttaattaaaatttatgattttgaacATGCCACACATATTTCTAAAAAGATGTCATTAAGATAAATGGGAAGTCAAACTAATTTTAGTGATATGATCCCTTCCCTACAAGTACAAAGTAATGCTAGAAAGCCACTCGTTTTTACAGTCCACCATgtgttgtttattttattatcatatgTTTGAAGGCGACGTTGTTACGACTTACGAATCTATCTCCTCAAAAATCGTGTTGATATAGAACATGAAAAATCACCGACACTAAACAAAAATCGCTTGATGAAATGAATAagatttcttcaattttaatcaaatatcaTGGGAGTTAGCTCGAGTATTTAATTGctttttaatttcagtttttcacgtgacatgcatgtttaagaccacaagattaaacgCATTTTGGTACTATATTGTCATCTTCCACATGGTTTAGCTacggggtcgtttggttgggaacaagttatcctaGGATTAGTTATCCTGGGGTTAGCTATCTTCGGATAACTTACCCCACCATGTttatgagataacttatcccatcggccatcactatgatataaatggtgggataagttatcccgaatatggcaaccaaacaagatacaaaatttttatcccatcactatttttttatcccgtcactatttatttttatccctcacaccaaaagATTATAGTATAaggttttgaaaataaaaaatgtatatattagCTGTACATACTactttatataatgtttaaatttttttagagcaattaattaattaatatatatattttcctatatatacacacacaataTCTTCGAAGCAAGAAAAAGTAGAACTCAAATGGCTAAAGTTGCAGCGTTTGCCAAAAGTTCTATATGGTCACTTAATGGTTTGGCTGCTCTTGTCACTGGTGGCACTACTGGAATTGGGTACTTTACATTTTTAATTTCACGACGATGATATAGTATAAAAATTTGTTACATTTGTTATTAGTAGTTGACTTGTTGTTCGTGCATATAACTTAAATAGttaataaaagttttttttttttttagtcatgCAGTTGTAGAGGAGCTAGGTGGACTTGGTGCAAAAGTGTACACATGTTCCAAGACAGAATCAGAGCTTAATGAGCCAATGCAAGATTGGGCAGACAGAGGCATACAAGTGAAAGGCTCAGCATGTGATGTAACTTGTAGAGACCAAAGAATTGAGCTCATGAAAAAAGTTTCCTCTGAATTTGATGGAAAACTTAACATTCTTGTGAGTACCATAAATCCATCTTCTTATTATTAGTCAAGCCGAAGCACTAGATCCGCCCCTTTGGCCTTGTCATTATTGTTAGTGAGGATTCGTATAGCTGATCAACCTAGCTAAGTACTTGGATTAATCGAGACTATGGGTTTGTGAAATTGATAGGTCCAACACTTGAAATTAACATTTAATGTTCAttcagtataatttttttttgaaaaaatttgaccaaataTACTATTTATTGCCTTATGTTGTTGATGTAGATAAACAATGTTGGAACAAACATTTGGAAGCACTCTATCGATTATAATGCTGAAGATTATGCACACATGATGGCTACCAATTTAGAATCTTCATTCCATTTCAGTCAACTTGCTCATCCTCTTCTGAAATCATCTGGTGATGGAAGTATTGTTTTCACTGCCTCTGTTGCTGGTCTTGTCCATGTCTCTGGTACTTCTATTTACGGAGCAACAAAAGGTACTCTACTCGTGCTTTTAGTTTAAACATCAGGTGCGAGTAAGTTTTTACCTACTACTCATCATACCATCTTCCTTTGATATATTAACTGATGGCAGCGGGAATGATTCAGCTTACACGAAATCTGGCCTGTGAATGGGGAAGAGATGGTATTCGGGTTAATGCTGTTGCACCATGTTACACAAACACACCCCTCGTGAAACATGTAATATTCTCCTCTTGTTGATTCTGTCTCTGATTAGATATGAGTCTTTATGCATCAATGCAAAGatggatttaaattgaaaacggaaaagggtcaaaatgtCCTTAAAGTAGGCCATCCTATGGTTCAAAAATGCTCCACTGTCTTAAATGTTGTATGTGCATCTACTTGTCTTGATAAATTTGTCTATAAAAACTGTGATTGATGAATTTTGGTGGTTCTATATGGACAGTTGCTCAAGGATAAAGAATTTTCGGATGCCTTAATATCAAGAATTCCTCTTGGGCGTTCAGGAGAAGTGGAAGAAGTTTCATCTCTCATCGCGTATCTCTGTCTTCCTGGTGCTTCTTATGTCACTGGCCAGATTATACCAGTTGACGGAGGATTCACCGTCTATGGCTTCCAACAGCCTGGCTATTAACTTATACTTGTGGTTGTTTGAATAAAAGTCTTGATCATGTTAGCATTTGCTCATTTTTTTAGTGTTGTAATGTGTATTGTACTGAAGATTAAACTTCATTATATCTTTAAATGTCCAATTTTATCACTTATCATTATATCCATATTGCTTAGTTGATCTTTTCATTATTCAACAATATCATGATTCAGAAACATTATTTTACGACAATAAAAGACCAGTAACATTCGTGTTTCCCCAAAAGAAGGATAAATCTCTGATTCAAGCGTCAACAACAGGAATAGTATTGAGCTTATGGATCTACAATAATCTGTTACATCAATCATTCTCAGTGGAAAGTAATTCTCGCCAAGAAATGAAACGATAAAAACAGCCTTAGTCACACACCTAGTGTTCCTGTTGCCATAATTTGCAGCTCTATGACAGCAGCATCAGTAGATGGCCTATCATTCTTCATATTCTGGTCTCCATGATTGGCATGTTCAACTTCTGAGGTAAATTTACTCTTAGCATCCTCATTCTGTCTTGCTAGATTGGTCATCTCACGTACTAGATGACTTAATTAGCAGATAATGTTGAGTGGCGGTATGAAGTGAGGTGCCCTTGGAACAGCATTAGCCCTCAATGTTGGCTCCAATTGTTGTATTGATCGAAGATGAAAACGATACAATGCAACAAATATTAGTATTTAACATGTTCGATTAACTTCTGAAGCATGTTATATACAACctccaatataatattttttgtaatcATAAACCACAACTCCAATTTACCTACAGAAATTCATGAACAAATATCCATACACAGTAAGAACAACAGAGAACAAAACAGTTCAATAGATTTTCCCAAAGAAATGCTCCACAGGCTAGACCTCTTGCCACACTCAAAATTTATGACATCAAATATATATCATCTCTATAAGCAGCCAGAGTAAAAATTAAGAGAATCGACATATGAAACAAGATCATTTCTAATGGCCGCGATTTTCAATGTAGAGGAAACAAGAACTTTTATTGAGGCACTTGACATGGAAATGCATAATCAAGTCAAATATCAATGAAAGATACAATACACATCTATACTTGCTCACCAACACACAAAAAACGAATAAACTAGAGACTGCAGCTAGCATCAAGCTAAGTATGGAGTACTATAACGTGTAATTCTCTATTTGATAACACAGACACCTTGTTGAAACACAAAATTCGACCTTGCCAAGTTGCAATATCGAAATCATCAACAAAACCAAAACTTTTAGCCCTCTGCTCAAGATTAATTATGGTAGCATTCcatatttattttccttctcATATCCTTTCTATCTCGACAAGAGAGAGTTGTGAAAGATTTCATAGAAATCTTGAAGAATTATTTGggaaattttctctcttttcactgaagaaaaaaaaatgtacaaagAGTTGCTTACTTATCCATGTAAACTAAGGACTAGAAtgtaaatctaaaaaaaaagtacGTAACCAACTCTGACTATATACTTTACAGCTCATCCTATTCTAAAATAATCTAAAGAATCTTTTCCTATACAATGTGAATTAATATAGGGAAAATTATGTAGCTAaacaaacttatactacttaattgtGTATCATAGCTAATGTTTGTTTATATTATCATTCGCAACCATTTAATCTCGATAATAACATTTTTCAGTTCTTCTTAAATGTATAATCGTGTACAACACTCTTTTCCTTACATAAAATGTATCCATTCTCTCTCTTCAATCACTTTCccttattttctcctttattctctcaattaaaattgatttcaaattttgaaatttccatTCATTCCCTACCAATTGTGATTCCTGATTTATgagatttcttttgatttttcagaTTTGTATATCTAAAGATGAAGATGGTGTAACAGTTGAggtaatttgtataaaattatttgtaaaaCTTTTGAAGTTTGGATTTACaatttattgtatattttcATACAAATCCATATTTTGTATATACGAATTCAATTGTATATTTATGAGGTAAAAGGAAATCTCATTTtagtttttcaaataaattacattttactatatttctttgtatttgggtttggtttgggtcAAATCTGTACCCATAGTTGTATAATAATTGTATAATTGTTATTCAAattgtataatattatttgtataaaCTCTTCAAGTTCGGATCCACTGTTGTATATTTGTTGTTTTCATATGTATTCTTGAGGTTTgttgtttgtataaattcatatattcaTAAACACATTTTCTCTAAAAACTACCCCCTCAATAACATAGTCAATGTAACAGTTTGCATCATcccattttttagaaaatattaccaaaatatTGATGGAAGACATTCATGTACAAATAGAAATAACtcatgtatacatatacaacacaagaattaaaaaatatacaaatatacattCAACAGACAACTTTtccacaaaataaataatgtaaaattatacatatacaaatatacaagtcaacaatcaaattatacaaGTCCACAAATCAAATTTATGTCAATTATACAACTACAAACATAATTAGTTAACTTATACAAACAACTTTTCCACATAATTTCCACCCAACAATCAATTATACACATACAAATACTAATTTCATCAAGTCTAATTATACACATACAAACACTAAGTTATACGATTCTACAAATAGtgtaaaattatacatatacaaaacaTACAAGTCTATAAACAATCAATGATGATTATACAATTACGAACATATACAATTTGACATAAACTATagtagattatacaattgatttatatttttatacatttacgtACTCAAATTGCAGATATCAAGTTGTATGTCTCATCAATTCAAATACAATTGAAAACATATTCTTCACCCGAAACTCCAATTATCAATGGAGTAATTATACAATCACAGATAAATTTAGTTAATTCTCGGTTTATTAAAATACAATTGTAAACAACTGTTAGAATGAAACTCCAATTATTAATGgagaatttatacaattacatatACAAATCAGTTCAATTGCTCTGTTTTTTCAAGTTCTTCATCTACataaatgcaaataaaaaacaCGAGTCAATACAAATCAAATATACGTTTCTAGCTGAGAAAATTGAGTTGCCGCCGAGATTCGATTGGATGTA is part of the Solanum stenotomum isolate F172 chromosome 8, ASM1918654v1, whole genome shotgun sequence genome and encodes:
- the LOC125874318 gene encoding tropinone reductase homolog At5g06060-like: MAKVAAFAKSSIWSLNGLAALVTGGTTGIGHAVVEELGGLGAKVYTCSKTESELNEPMQDWADRGIQVKGSACDVTCRDQRIELMKKVSSEFDGKLNILINNVGTNIWKHSIDYNAEDYAHMMATNLESSFHFSQLAHPLLKSSGDGSIVFTASVAGLVHVSGTSIYGATKAGMIQLTRNLACEWGRDGIRVNAVAPCYTNTPLVKHLLKDKEFSDALISRIPLGRSGEVEEVSSLIAYLCLPGASYVTGQIIPVDGGFTVYGFQQPGY